A window of Streptomyces sp. SAI-127 contains these coding sequences:
- a CDS encoding deoxyribose-phosphate aldolase, with the protein MRVDIAELVRLRAEHPEAIAEAAARRPRRPLLNDNGRLMIVAADHPARGALGVGGNRMAMANRGDLLERLCLALSRPGVDGVLATADILDDLLLLGALDGKVVLGSMNRGGLQGASFELDDRFTGHRPEDIQRLGFDAGKLLLRIDYDDPGSLTTMESTARAIDDMAARKLPVFVEPFISGRTTEGKVRNDLSAEAVSKSIAIASGLGGSSAYTWLKVPVTDNPDDMGEVMATSTLPAVLLGGEVGDDQDGAYEKWRGALQLPTVRGLVVGRSLLYPADGDVAAAVDTAVGLL; encoded by the coding sequence GTGAGGGTCGACATCGCGGAACTCGTCCGCCTGCGTGCCGAACACCCCGAAGCGATCGCCGAGGCGGCCGCCCGCCGCCCCCGCAGGCCGCTGCTCAACGACAACGGCCGCCTGATGATCGTCGCCGCCGACCACCCCGCCCGGGGCGCGCTCGGCGTCGGCGGCAACCGGATGGCCATGGCCAACCGCGGCGACCTGCTCGAGCGCCTGTGCCTGGCGCTGTCCCGCCCCGGCGTCGACGGCGTCCTCGCCACCGCCGACATCCTGGACGACCTGCTGCTGCTCGGCGCCCTGGACGGCAAGGTCGTCCTGGGCTCCATGAACCGCGGCGGCCTCCAGGGCGCGAGCTTCGAGCTCGACGACCGCTTCACCGGCCACCGCCCCGAGGACATCCAGCGCCTCGGCTTCGACGCCGGCAAACTGCTCCTGCGCATCGACTACGACGACCCGGGCTCCCTCACCACGATGGAGTCCACGGCCCGCGCCATCGACGACATGGCGGCTCGCAAGCTCCCCGTGTTCGTCGAGCCGTTCATCAGCGGCCGCACCACCGAGGGCAAGGTCAGGAACGACCTCTCCGCCGAGGCCGTCAGCAAGTCGATCGCCATCGCCTCGGGCCTGGGCGGCAGTTCTGCCTACACCTGGCTCAAGGTCCCGGTCACCGACAACCCCGACGACATGGGCGAGGTCATGGCGACCTCCACACTCCCCGCCGTGCTGCTCGGCGGCGAGGTCGGAGACGACCAGGACGGCGCGTACGAGAAGTGGCGCGGCGCCCTCCAACTCCCCACCGTGCGCGGACTGGTGGTCGGCCGTTCGCTGCTGTATCCGGCGGACGGCGACGTGGCCGCCGCCGTGGACACCGCCGTAGGACTGCTGTGA
- the iolB gene encoding 5-deoxy-glucuronate isomerase → MTQNELYVPKGGSANAQYTLDIDPKRAGWTHSSLRIVELAPGGTHTFTSGDSEWIVLPLEGACTVHTDNEEFQLLGRESVFAGVSDFAYVPRDAQALIASGAGGRFALAGAKCERRLPARYGPAPEVPVEERGSGSQLRHVRNFASADAFDCDKLIAVEVVTPGGNWSSYPPHKHDEHRAGVEAELEEIYYFEIDGPNGFGYQRVSPSREGGSDVLAEVRSGDAVLVPDGWHGPSIAQPGHDMYYLNVMAGPGETREWRICFHPDHTEGYR, encoded by the coding sequence ATGACACAGAACGAGCTGTACGTCCCCAAGGGCGGCTCCGCCAACGCCCAGTACACGCTGGACATCGACCCCAAGCGGGCGGGCTGGACCCACAGCAGCCTGCGGATCGTCGAGCTGGCACCCGGCGGCACCCACACCTTCACCTCCGGTGACAGCGAGTGGATCGTGCTTCCGCTGGAGGGCGCCTGTACCGTCCACACCGATAACGAAGAGTTCCAACTCCTGGGCCGGGAAAGCGTGTTCGCCGGAGTCTCGGACTTCGCGTACGTGCCCCGTGACGCCCAGGCATTGATCGCCTCCGGCGCGGGAGGCCGCTTCGCCCTGGCAGGAGCGAAGTGCGAGCGACGACTCCCCGCCCGCTACGGCCCCGCGCCGGAGGTCCCCGTCGAAGAACGCGGCAGTGGCAGCCAGTTGCGGCACGTCCGCAACTTCGCCTCCGCCGACGCCTTCGACTGCGACAAGCTCATCGCCGTCGAGGTGGTCACTCCCGGCGGCAACTGGTCCTCGTATCCGCCGCACAAGCACGACGAGCACCGGGCCGGCGTGGAAGCGGAGCTGGAGGAGATCTACTACTTCGAGATCGACGGCCCGAACGGTTTCGGCTATCAGCGCGTATCTCCCTCCCGTGAGGGCGGATCCGACGTCCTCGCCGAGGTCCGCTCCGGCGACGCCGTCCTCGTCCCCGACGGATGGCACGGCCCGTCCATCGCCCAGCCCGGCCACGACATGTACTACCTGAACGTCATGGCGGGGCCGGGTGAGACGCGGGAGTGGCGGATCTGCTTCCACCCGGACCATACGGAGGGTTACCGATGA
- the iolD gene encoding 3D-(3,5/4)-trihydroxycyclohexane-1,2-dione acylhydrolase (decyclizing), with the protein MTTRLTVAQALVRFLAAQYTERDGVRQRSISATWGIFGHGNVAGLGQALVEYADDMPYHQGRNEQSMVHAAVGYARQSNRLSTHAVTTSIGPGATNLVTGAALATINHLPVLLLPGDTFATRVADPVLQQLEVPYAGDISVNDCLRPVSKYFDRVTRAEALIPAALQAMRVLTDPVETGAVTLALPQDVQAEAHDWPDEFFAERTWVVRRPGADPTELTEAVQTIRTARRPLVIAGGGVHHSRAEEALAEFAGTTGIPVASTQAGKGSLRHDHPQDVGGVGHTGTATANELARQADLVIGVGTRYTDFTTASGTLFAADGVRFLNLNIAPYDGHKLAGAPLVADARSGLTELTDALRLHAHQVTDAYVDEYTLDKERWEQRVDACFEADEPDIRPTQPQVLGALDALVDESDVVINAAGSLPGDLHKLWRARSRDQYHLEYGYSCMGYEIPAAIGVKMAAPDRNVWALVGDGTYLMMPTEIVTAVQEGIAIKLLLIQNHGYASIGGLSETVGGERFGTAYRYQSDDGTYTGAPLPVDLAANVASLGMRVLRAKTVRDLRAALEEARAADTPTCVYVETETADTVSGAPPAQAWWDVPVAETATRPSAVKARELYERHVSTRRRHL; encoded by the coding sequence ATGACCACCCGCCTGACCGTCGCACAAGCGCTGGTCCGCTTCCTCGCCGCCCAGTACACCGAACGCGACGGCGTACGGCAGCGGTCGATCTCCGCGACCTGGGGCATCTTCGGCCACGGCAATGTCGCGGGCCTCGGCCAGGCGCTCGTCGAGTACGCCGACGACATGCCCTACCACCAGGGCCGCAACGAGCAGTCCATGGTGCACGCGGCCGTGGGCTACGCGCGTCAGTCGAACCGCCTCTCCACCCACGCGGTGACGACGTCCATCGGCCCGGGCGCCACCAACCTGGTGACGGGCGCGGCCCTCGCGACCATCAACCACCTGCCGGTTCTGCTCCTGCCCGGTGACACCTTCGCCACCCGGGTCGCCGACCCGGTCCTCCAGCAGCTCGAAGTGCCGTACGCGGGCGACATCAGCGTCAACGACTGTCTGCGGCCCGTGTCGAAGTACTTCGACCGCGTCACGCGTGCGGAAGCCCTGATCCCGGCCGCCCTCCAGGCCATGCGGGTCCTCACCGACCCCGTCGAGACCGGCGCCGTGACCCTCGCCCTCCCGCAGGACGTCCAGGCCGAGGCCCACGACTGGCCGGACGAGTTCTTCGCCGAGCGCACCTGGGTCGTACGACGACCGGGTGCCGACCCGACCGAACTCACCGAAGCGGTTCAGACGATCCGCACCGCCCGGCGCCCGCTCGTCATCGCCGGCGGCGGAGTCCACCACAGCCGCGCCGAGGAGGCCCTCGCCGAGTTCGCGGGCACCACCGGCATCCCGGTCGCCTCCACCCAGGCCGGCAAGGGCTCCCTGCGCCACGACCACCCCCAGGACGTCGGCGGCGTCGGCCACACCGGCACCGCCACCGCCAACGAACTGGCCCGCCAGGCCGACCTGGTGATAGGCGTCGGCACCCGCTACACGGACTTCACCACGGCCTCCGGCACCCTGTTCGCCGCCGACGGTGTCCGCTTCCTCAACCTCAACATCGCGCCCTACGACGGCCACAAGCTCGCCGGCGCGCCCCTGGTCGCGGACGCCCGCAGCGGCCTGACGGAGCTCACCGACGCACTCCGGCTGCACGCCCACCAGGTGACGGACGCGTACGTCGACGAGTACACGCTCGACAAGGAGCGCTGGGAGCAGCGCGTCGACGCCTGCTTCGAGGCCGACGAGCCCGACATCAGGCCGACCCAGCCGCAGGTCCTCGGCGCCCTGGACGCCCTGGTGGACGAGTCGGACGTCGTCATCAACGCGGCCGGCTCCCTCCCCGGCGACCTGCACAAACTGTGGCGCGCCCGGTCGAGGGACCAGTACCACCTGGAGTACGGCTACTCCTGCATGGGCTACGAGATCCCGGCCGCGATCGGTGTGAAGATGGCCGCGCCCGACCGCAACGTCTGGGCGCTGGTCGGCGACGGAACGTACCTGATGATGCCGACGGAGATCGTCACGGCCGTGCAGGAGGGCATAGCGATCAAGCTGCTCCTGATCCAGAACCACGGCTACGCCTCCATCGGCGGCCTGTCCGAGACGGTCGGCGGCGAGCGGTTCGGCACGGCCTACCGCTACCAGTCCGACGACGGCACCTACACGGGCGCCCCGCTGCCCGTGGACCTGGCCGCCAACGTGGCCAGCCTCGGTATGCGCGTGCTGCGCGCGAAGACCGTACGAGACCTCCGCGCCGCCCTCGAAGAGGCGCGGGCCGCCGACACTCCCACATGTGTCTACGTCGAGACCGAAACGGCAGACACAGTGTCGGGCGCGCCTCCGGCGCAGGCCTGGTGGGATGTACCTGTGGCCGAAACCGCGACCCGACCGTCTGCGGTGAAGGCCCGAGAGCTGTACGAACGGCACGTCTCTACCCGACGCCGCCATCTGTGA
- the mmsA gene encoding CoA-acylating methylmalonate-semialdehyde dehydrogenase, translating to MTKIVNHWIGGKTVEGASGNYGPVTDPATGAVTTKVAFASVDEVDAAVAAAKDAFATWGTSSLAKRTTILFRFRALLEANRDAIAELITAEHGKVHSDALGEVARGLEIVDLACGITVQLKGELSTEVASRVDVASIRQPLGVVAGITPFNFPAMVPMWMFPIAIATGNTFVLKPSEKDPSASLKIAELLAEAGLPDGVFNVVHGDKVAVDRLLEHPDVKAVSFVGSTPIARYIHTTASANGKRVQALGGAKNHMLVLPDADLDAAADAAVSAAYGSAGERCMAISAVVAVGAIGDQLVDKIRERAEKIKIGPGNDPASEMGPLITKVHRDKVASYVTGAAAEGCEVVLDGSGYTVEGFEDGHWIGISLLDKVPTTAKAYQDEIFGPVLTVLRVDTYDEGIALINASPFGNGTAIFTRDGGAARRFQLEVEAGMVGVNVPIPVPVGYHSFGGWKDSLFGDHHIYGNDGTHFYTRGKVVTTRWPDPADAPAGVDLGFPRNH from the coding sequence ATGACGAAGATCGTCAACCACTGGATCGGCGGCAAGACCGTCGAAGGCGCGTCGGGGAACTACGGGCCGGTCACCGACCCGGCGACCGGCGCGGTCACCACCAAGGTCGCGTTCGCGTCGGTCGACGAGGTCGACGCCGCGGTCGCCGCCGCCAAGGACGCGTTCGCGACCTGGGGCACCTCCTCGCTCGCCAAGCGCACCACCATCCTGTTCCGCTTCCGGGCGCTGCTCGAGGCGAACCGGGACGCGATCGCCGAGCTGATCACCGCCGAGCACGGCAAGGTGCACAGCGACGCCCTCGGTGAGGTCGCGCGCGGCCTGGAGATCGTGGACCTGGCGTGCGGGATCACCGTGCAGCTCAAGGGCGAGCTGTCGACCGAGGTCGCCAGCCGCGTCGATGTCGCCTCCATCCGCCAGCCGCTCGGTGTCGTCGCGGGCATCACGCCGTTCAACTTCCCGGCGATGGTCCCGATGTGGATGTTCCCGATCGCCATCGCGACCGGCAACACCTTCGTCCTCAAGCCGTCCGAGAAGGACCCGTCGGCCTCCCTCAAGATCGCCGAGCTGCTGGCCGAGGCCGGTCTGCCCGACGGTGTCTTCAACGTCGTGCACGGCGACAAGGTGGCCGTCGACCGCCTCCTGGAGCACCCGGACGTCAAGGCCGTCTCCTTCGTCGGCTCGACCCCGATCGCCCGCTACATCCACACCACCGCCTCCGCGAACGGCAAGCGGGTCCAGGCCCTGGGCGGCGCCAAGAACCACATGCTGGTCCTGCCGGACGCCGACCTGGACGCGGCCGCCGACGCCGCCGTCTCCGCCGCCTACGGCTCCGCGGGCGAGCGCTGCATGGCCATCTCCGCGGTCGTCGCGGTCGGCGCCATCGGCGACCAGCTGGTCGACAAGATCCGCGAACGCGCCGAGAAGATCAAGATCGGCCCCGGCAACGACCCGGCCTCCGAGATGGGCCCGCTCATCACCAAGGTGCACCGCGACAAGGTGGCGTCCTACGTCACGGGCGCGGCGGCCGAGGGCTGCGAGGTCGTCCTGGACGGCTCCGGCTACACGGTCGAGGGCTTCGAGGACGGCCACTGGATCGGCATCTCGCTCCTCGACAAGGTCCCGACCACGGCGAAGGCCTACCAGGACGAGATCTTCGGCCCGGTGCTGACCGTGCTGCGCGTCGACACCTACGACGAGGGCATCGCCCTCATCAACGCCTCGCCGTTCGGCAACGGCACCGCGATCTTCACCCGGGACGGCGGCGCCGCCCGCCGCTTCCAGCTGGAGGTCGAGGCCGGCATGGTCGGCGTGAACGTCCCGATCCCGGTCCCCGTCGGCTACCACTCCTTCGGTGGCTGGAAGGACTCGCTCTTCGGCGACCACCACATCTACGGCAACGACGGCACGCACTTCTACACCCGCGGCAAGGTCGTCACCACCCGCTGGCCCGACCCGGCCGACGCCCCGGCGGGCGTCGACCTGGGCTTCCCGCGCAACCACTGA
- a CDS encoding alpha/beta fold hydrolase, with protein MDLRLPPLRDLRRRPRRLAAAVAAVVVLAGAGTWTAVADDKPAPVHREDQIMALDGVRIDTSYFTSSDAGRRPAVLLAHGFGGSKDDVREQAENLARDGYAVLTWSARSFGKSTGKIGLNDPKGEVQDVRKLIDWLARQPQVQLDKPGDPRVGVAGASYGGAISLLAAGYDDRVDAIAPAITYWNLSDALFPNGVFKKLWAGIFVNSGGGCAKFEPQLCQMYERVAESGTPDAQAEKLLDERSPSAVGDRIKVPTLLLQGQTDSLFPLGQADAAAKAIRANGAPVDVDWIAGGHDGGDMETGRVQARVASWFDRYLKDDKGADTGPAFRVTRTLGTDTGDGETRLTGVAADTYPGLEGDPRPIALAGREQSFENPAGSSPPAVSALPGIGGAAGLAQLSTLGVGISLDFPGQYAAFESAPVKDDLQITGSPTVTVHVKSTSDDAVLFAKVYDVGPGRGQQVLPSQLVEPLRVEGAKAGKDVTLTLPAIDHEVQDGHRLRLVLASTDLGYASPAAPATYTVSLKGDLKVPTTLADSDAAAPLPSWVWWLPLAGAVTALALLLTARRRTTAPAPDPGLAEVPLQIRDLSKRYAKSADRYAVRDLSFRVEKGQVLGLLGPNGAGKTTTLRMLMGLITPDGGEIRVFGHAIAPGAPVLSRVGAFVEGAGFLPHLSGRENLELYWRATGRPPQDAHLDEALEIAGLGAALERAVRTYSQGMRQRLAIAQAMLGLPDLLILDEPTNGLDPPQIREMREVMIRYAAAGRTVIVSSHMLSEVEQSCTHLVVMDHGQLVQAGPVGEIIGSGDTLLVGTAGPVDEPLVEKVAALPGVASAVRTDGGLVVRLDADGSARHLVAELVRLEVPVEAVGPHRRLEDAFLTLIGDSA; from the coding sequence ATGGATCTTCGACTGCCGCCGCTGCGTGACCTACGTCGGCGGCCACGACGGCTCGCCGCCGCCGTGGCCGCCGTCGTCGTGCTCGCCGGTGCCGGGACATGGACGGCCGTGGCCGACGACAAGCCGGCCCCGGTGCACCGGGAGGACCAGATCATGGCCCTCGACGGCGTGCGCATAGACACCTCGTACTTCACCTCGTCCGACGCGGGACGCCGGCCCGCCGTACTGCTCGCGCACGGCTTCGGCGGCAGCAAGGACGACGTGCGCGAGCAGGCCGAGAACCTGGCCAGGGACGGGTACGCGGTACTGACCTGGTCCGCGCGAAGCTTCGGCAAATCCACCGGGAAGATCGGACTGAACGACCCGAAGGGTGAGGTCCAGGACGTCAGGAAGCTGATCGACTGGCTCGCCCGGCAGCCGCAGGTCCAGCTCGACAAGCCCGGCGACCCCCGCGTCGGCGTCGCGGGCGCCTCGTACGGCGGCGCGATCTCCCTGCTCGCCGCCGGCTACGACGACCGCGTGGACGCCATCGCCCCGGCGATCACCTACTGGAACCTCAGCGACGCCCTCTTCCCGAACGGCGTGTTCAAGAAGCTCTGGGCGGGCATCTTCGTCAACTCCGGCGGCGGCTGCGCGAAGTTCGAGCCGCAGCTGTGCCAGATGTACGAGCGGGTCGCCGAGTCCGGCACCCCGGACGCGCAGGCCGAGAAGCTGTTGGACGAGCGCTCGCCGTCGGCCGTCGGCGACCGCATCAAGGTGCCCACCCTGCTGTTGCAGGGCCAGACCGACTCCCTCTTCCCGCTCGGCCAGGCCGACGCCGCGGCGAAGGCGATCCGCGCCAACGGCGCCCCCGTCGACGTCGACTGGATCGCGGGCGGGCACGACGGCGGCGACATGGAGACCGGCCGGGTCCAGGCCCGGGTCGCCTCCTGGTTCGACCGCTACCTCAAGGACGACAAGGGCGCCGACACCGGCCCCGCCTTCCGCGTCACCCGCACCCTCGGCACCGACACCGGCGACGGCGAGACCCGGCTGACCGGCGTGGCCGCCGACACCTACCCCGGCCTGGAGGGCGACCCGCGCCCGATCGCCCTCGCCGGACGCGAGCAGTCCTTCGAGAACCCGGCCGGCTCCAGCCCGCCCGCCGTCTCCGCCCTGCCCGGCATCGGCGGCGCCGCCGGCCTCGCCCAGCTCTCCACGCTCGGCGTCGGGATCTCCCTCGACTTCCCCGGCCAGTACGCCGCCTTCGAGTCGGCCCCCGTCAAGGACGACCTGCAGATCACCGGGTCCCCGACGGTCACCGTCCACGTGAAGTCGACGAGCGACGACGCGGTCCTGTTCGCCAAGGTGTACGACGTCGGCCCCGGCCGCGGACAGCAGGTGCTGCCCTCCCAGCTGGTCGAGCCCCTCCGCGTCGAGGGCGCCAAGGCCGGCAAGGACGTCACCCTCACCCTCCCGGCGATCGACCACGAGGTGCAGGACGGCCACCGGCTGCGCCTGGTCCTCGCCTCCACCGACCTCGGCTACGCCTCACCGGCCGCCCCGGCCACGTACACGGTCTCCCTCAAGGGCGACCTGAAGGTGCCGACCACCCTCGCCGACAGCGACGCGGCCGCGCCGCTGCCCTCGTGGGTGTGGTGGCTGCCCCTGGCCGGCGCGGTGACCGCGCTCGCCCTCCTCCTGACGGCGAGGCGCCGCACCACGGCCCCCGCCCCCGACCCGGGCCTGGCCGAAGTCCCCCTGCAGATAAGGGACCTGAGCAAGCGGTACGCCAAGTCCGCAGACCGGTACGCGGTCCGCGACCTGTCCTTCCGGGTCGAGAAGGGCCAGGTCCTCGGCCTGCTCGGCCCGAACGGCGCGGGCAAGACGACCACCCTGCGCATGCTGATGGGCCTGATCACACCGGACGGCGGCGAGATCCGCGTCTTCGGCCACGCCATCGCGCCCGGCGCCCCCGTGCTGTCCCGCGTCGGCGCCTTCGTCGAGGGCGCGGGCTTCCTGCCGCACCTGTCCGGCCGGGAGAACCTGGAGCTGTACTGGCGGGCCACCGGCCGCCCGCCGCAGGACGCCCACCTGGACGAGGCCCTGGAGATCGCCGGCCTCGGTGCCGCCCTGGAGCGCGCGGTCCGCACCTACTCGCAGGGCATGCGCCAGCGCCTCGCCATCGCCCAGGCCATGCTCGGCCTGCCCGACCTGCTGATACTGGACGAGCCGACCAACGGACTCGACCCGCCGCAGATCCGCGAGATGCGCGAGGTGATGATCCGCTACGCGGCGGCCGGCCGCACGGTGATCGTCTCCAGCCACATGCTGTCCGAGGTCGAACAGTCCTGCACCCACCTGGTGGTGATGGACCACGGGCAGCTCGTCCAGGCGGGCCCGGTCGGCGAGATCATCGGCTCCGGCGACACCCTGCTGGTCGGCACGGCCGGCCCGGTCGACGAACCCCTCGTCGAGAAGGTCGCCGCGCTGCCCGGCGTGGCCTCGGCGGTCCGCACCGACGGCGGACTGGTGGTCCGCCTCGACGCCGACGGCAGCGCCCGGCACCTGGTCGCCGAACTCGTCCGGCTGGAGGTCCCCGTGGAGGCGGTCGGCCCCCACCGCCGCCTCGAAGACGCCTTCCTCACCCTGATCGGAGACTCCGCATGA
- a CDS encoding ABC transporter permease, whose translation MSSTLIDSAEVADGYRAGRTLPLRVELVRQLKRRRTMVMAGILFALPFVLLIAFQVGGGPGGDNNRVNLMDTATLSGANFAAVNLFASAGFLLVVPVALFCGDTVASEAGWSSLRYLLAAPVPRARLLWSKLVVGLGLSLAAMLLLPLVALAVGTAAYGWGPLELPTGGELAAGTAAQRLMVTVAYIFVSQLVTAALAFWLSTRTDAPLGAVGGAVGLTIVGNVLDQVTALGDWRDFLPSHWQYAWLDAVRPQLEWSDMIQGTALSITYALVLFALAFRGFARKDVVS comes from the coding sequence ATGAGCAGCACGCTGATCGACAGCGCGGAGGTCGCCGACGGTTACCGCGCCGGCCGCACGCTGCCCCTGAGGGTGGAACTGGTCCGGCAGCTGAAGCGCCGCCGCACGATGGTCATGGCCGGGATCCTGTTCGCTCTGCCGTTCGTGCTGCTCATCGCCTTCCAGGTGGGCGGCGGGCCGGGCGGCGACAACAACCGGGTGAACCTGATGGACACGGCCACCCTGTCCGGCGCCAACTTCGCCGCGGTGAACCTGTTCGCCTCGGCGGGCTTCCTCCTGGTCGTCCCCGTCGCCCTGTTCTGCGGGGACACGGTCGCCTCCGAGGCCGGCTGGTCCTCCCTGCGCTACCTGCTGGCGGCGCCCGTGCCCCGGGCCCGGCTGCTGTGGTCCAAGCTGGTCGTCGGACTCGGGCTCAGCCTGGCCGCGATGCTGCTCCTGCCGCTCGTCGCGCTCGCCGTCGGCACGGCGGCCTACGGCTGGGGCCCGCTGGAGCTGCCCACCGGCGGTGAGCTGGCCGCCGGCACCGCGGCGCAGCGCCTCATGGTCACGGTGGCGTACATCTTCGTGTCCCAACTGGTCACCGCGGCCCTGGCGTTCTGGCTGTCCACCAGGACGGACGCCCCGCTGGGCGCGGTCGGCGGCGCGGTCGGCCTGACCATCGTCGGCAACGTGCTCGACCAGGTGACGGCGCTCGGCGACTGGCGGGACTTCCTGCCCTCGCACTGGCAGTACGCCTGGCTCGACGCCGTCCGACCGCAACTGGAGTGGTCCGACATGATCCAGGGCACGGCCCTGTCGATAACGTACGCCCTCGTGCTGTTCGCGCTGGCCTTCCGCGGTTTCGCCCGCAAGGACGTGGTGTCGTAG